The following are encoded in a window of Fretibacter rubidus genomic DNA:
- a CDS encoding PAS-domain containing protein — protein sequence MPLWLIIIVTTAYVLGLFFIAWTGDKAAKNNEALGRYSGIGYALALAVYCTSWTYFGAVGTAASAGWDYIWIYAGPALVFLCFPHVIRRIGDIAQRESITSLSDFLSARYGKSRGVAILATCAAVMGSLPYIALQLKSVGLSLSAMTGQSGLSNESVLLTAIAMAVFAILFGARHSDVTQHNRGLMRVLGFEAIVKLLALMMVCALSIAVMDGGPTTLMSRAEIHFDGYSISGRAITIMFLSMAAIICLPRQFHVAIIERRDSQEVSWARWIFPLYLLLTSLVVVPITMAGLSVLSPDVSPDLYVIQLPLSQGDGLLAMFVFLGGFSAATGMVIVATIALSTMVTNDIIVPYFIERDTLTKGSGDGGAKLILIRRGVIVALLMLAYCYYRLADDSAALANIGLLSFAAAAQFAPALLGSIYWRHGKKNGVIVGLAAGMCLWAFTMFFPAVFGIDAVASILPEILNPHGLFGINFGDSLTHGVFWSLGINIVSFVLVSWVSTERLRDRVQAVAFTAAGTEKIASGVNPNTEITSVSPDGLAVLAARFLEAEAVSHSFEKFGKDSGAKVSGTGPADWQLVQHTEKLLARAIGASSARVIMSSVLAGVNVELDDLLTIFDQKSYADRFDQHMLQSTLENVSQGISVVDGDQKLVAWNGAYIELFNYPPQLVHVGAPIQNLIEHNISTGWIEGDNTPHQARRRVNHMRAGKPHIYERQNPDGRFIRITGSPMPGGGYVTTFTDITEDKRREKALIEANETLEARVAKRTEELQALTQDLDKAREEAVGANASKTRFLAAASHDLLQPLNAARLFLGAVDGAPENAALLKKADQSIQSADELLKGLLDISRLDHSNVKAQTTDIALGPLFEDLVDEAAPMAAKAGLDLRFVPTRLSVKADPDFLQSIVRNYLSNARRYTKEGGIVLGARRRDGRVVIEVWDSGPGIAPDKLDQIFEEFQRFEDVDNLGIRGAGLGLSVAQRMAELMGTALDVKSTFGKGSVFSVAFERAKTQPVRLNVNPVQPPPQGHELAGLTVLCVDDELTILDAMTALLSRWNCTVLTCTNGDDAIELARHNDVGAIIADFQLGQEENGLHVIAQLRPYLARPENVCLLSALKTKDIERYAANDNIRILSKPANPEDIRQFLLTCLPKIAAE from the coding sequence ATGCCGTTATGGCTTATTATTATTGTAACAACAGCCTATGTTTTAGGGCTGTTCTTTATTGCGTGGACTGGTGACAAGGCTGCGAAAAATAATGAAGCTTTAGGCCGTTATAGCGGTATTGGATATGCGCTTGCGCTAGCCGTTTATTGCACGTCTTGGACCTATTTTGGGGCCGTTGGCACAGCCGCGTCAGCGGGATGGGACTACATCTGGATTTATGCCGGCCCGGCACTCGTATTTTTATGCTTTCCGCATGTCATCCGCAGGATTGGCGACATAGCGCAGCGCGAAAGCATTACCTCTCTCTCTGATTTTCTATCCGCGCGTTACGGCAAAAGCCGCGGCGTTGCGATACTGGCAACATGTGCCGCCGTCATGGGGAGCCTGCCCTATATTGCCCTTCAACTTAAATCAGTCGGCCTAAGCTTAAGCGCCATGACCGGACAGAGCGGACTGTCCAACGAAAGTGTTCTATTGACCGCCATAGCTATGGCCGTCTTTGCCATTTTGTTTGGGGCGCGGCATTCGGATGTGACGCAGCATAATCGCGGGTTGATGCGTGTGCTTGGATTTGAAGCTATTGTGAAATTATTGGCGTTGATGATGGTCTGCGCTCTGTCAATCGCGGTGATGGACGGTGGACCGACGACCCTGATGAGTAGAGCTGAAATCCACTTTGATGGTTATAGTATCTCGGGCCGGGCGATAACGATAATGTTTTTATCTATGGCGGCGATTATTTGTCTGCCGCGTCAGTTTCATGTGGCCATCATTGAACGTCGTGACAGTCAAGAAGTCAGTTGGGCGCGCTGGATATTTCCGCTTTATCTTTTGCTCACAAGCTTGGTCGTCGTCCCGATAACCATGGCTGGGTTATCTGTCCTATCCCCCGACGTATCGCCAGATTTATATGTGATCCAATTGCCGCTATCCCAAGGGGACGGACTGTTGGCCATGTTTGTGTTTCTGGGCGGTTTTTCCGCTGCAACAGGTATGGTGATTGTCGCCACGATTGCGCTGTCAACTATGGTCACCAATGATATTATTGTGCCCTATTTCATTGAGCGGGATACACTTACAAAGGGATCTGGTGATGGGGGCGCTAAACTTATTCTGATAAGGCGCGGTGTTATTGTTGCGTTGCTAATGCTGGCCTATTGTTATTACCGGCTTGCCGATGATAGTGCGGCTCTGGCCAATATTGGGCTGCTGTCATTCGCCGCCGCTGCACAATTTGCGCCCGCTCTGCTGGGGTCTATTTATTGGCGTCATGGCAAGAAGAACGGTGTGATTGTGGGCTTAGCGGCGGGTATGTGTCTTTGGGCGTTCACGATGTTTTTCCCAGCCGTTTTTGGCATCGACGCCGTGGCCTCTATTTTGCCAGAGATACTCAACCCACACGGCCTGTTCGGTATTAACTTTGGGGATAGTTTAACGCACGGCGTATTCTGGAGTTTAGGCATAAATATTGTCAGCTTTGTTCTTGTCTCTTGGGTTTCGACGGAGCGCCTACGCGACAGGGTTCAAGCGGTGGCATTCACAGCAGCTGGAACGGAGAAGATTGCCAGTGGCGTTAATCCAAACACAGAAATTACATCGGTGTCTCCTGATGGGCTCGCCGTATTAGCCGCACGTTTTTTAGAGGCTGAGGCCGTCTCTCATTCCTTTGAAAAATTTGGCAAAGATAGTGGTGCCAAAGTTTCAGGCACTGGCCCTGCAGATTGGCAATTAGTACAACATACGGAAAAGTTGCTTGCGCGGGCGATTGGCGCCTCATCAGCACGTGTCATTATGTCTTCGGTTTTGGCTGGTGTGAATGTTGAACTTGATGATCTGCTGACGATATTTGACCAAAAAAGTTACGCGGACCGCTTTGATCAACATATGTTGCAGTCGACGTTGGAAAATGTTTCCCAAGGCATTAGTGTTGTTGACGGCGATCAGAAATTAGTTGCGTGGAATGGAGCCTATATTGAGCTCTTTAATTATCCGCCTCAACTTGTGCATGTCGGCGCACCGATCCAAAATCTAATTGAGCATAACATTTCCACAGGATGGATAGAGGGCGACAACACACCTCATCAAGCGCGCAGGCGCGTCAATCATATGCGGGCGGGCAAGCCGCATATATATGAACGGCAAAATCCGGATGGGCGTTTTATTCGAATAACGGGCAGCCCTATGCCGGGCGGCGGCTATGTCACAACATTCACAGATATCACTGAGGATAAACGCCGAGAGAAAGCCTTGATAGAGGCCAATGAAACCTTGGAAGCGCGGGTTGCGAAACGCACAGAAGAGCTACAAGCGCTCACCCAAGATCTTGATAAAGCGCGCGAAGAAGCCGTTGGGGCGAATGCGTCTAAGACCCGGTTTTTGGCTGCGGCAAGCCATGACTTGCTACAACCGCTGAATGCGGCACGCCTATTTTTAGGCGCTGTAGACGGGGCTCCGGAGAACGCTGCGCTGCTAAAAAAAGCGGACCAGTCCATTCAGTCCGCGGATGAACTTCTTAAAGGTCTGCTGGATATTTCAAGGCTTGATCACTCAAATGTTAAAGCCCAGACGACAGACATAGCCTTAGGGCCATTATTTGAAGACCTGGTCGACGAGGCCGCCCCTATGGCGGCGAAGGCGGGATTAGACCTACGATTTGTACCGACCCGGTTAAGTGTGAAAGCTGATCCAGATTTTCTGCAAAGTATTGTCCGAAATTATCTTTCTAATGCGCGCCGCTATACCAAAGAGGGCGGGATTGTTCTTGGCGCGCGACGTCGCGATGGGCGTGTCGTAATTGAAGTGTGGGATAGTGGCCCCGGTATCGCGCCTGATAAATTAGACCAGATATTCGAAGAATTTCAAAGATTTGAAGATGTCGACAATTTAGGTATTCGCGGCGCGGGCCTTGGTTTGTCTGTCGCGCAGCGTATGGCTGAATTAATGGGCACGGCCTTAGACGTGAAATCAACATTTGGAAAAGGCAGTGTCTTTTCTGTTGCGTTTGAGCGCGCCAAAACGCAACCTGTGAGATTAAATGTCAACCCCGTTCAACCGCCGCCGCAAGGCCATGAGTTGGCGGGCCTAACGGTCTTATGTGTGGATGACGAGCTTACTATTCTAGACGCTATGACAGCGCTACTGTCGCGGTGGAATTGTACTGTGCTGACCTGTACAAATGGAGACGATGCGATTGAGCTTGCCCGTCATAATGACGTGGGTGCGATCATCGCCGATTTTCAGCTTGGACAAGAAGAAAACGGACTACACGTCATTGCACAGTTGCGGCCATATTTAGCACGCCCCGAAAATGTGTGCCTTCTATCTGCGCTCAAAACCAAAGATATTGAGCGGTATGCCGCTAATGATAATATTAGAATATTGAGCAAGCCAGCCAACCCTGAAGATATTCGGCAATTCCTGCTGACATGTCTGCCCAAAATCGCGGCAGAATAA
- a CDS encoding sodium:solute symporter family protein, whose translation MDQTFWTYFFVIATFSLYIGIAIWARAGSTRDFYVAGHDIHPALNGMATAADWMSAASFLSMAGLIAFLGYGGSVYLMGWTGGYVLLALLLAPFLREFGKFTVPDFVGDRYYSKVARVIAVICALFVSFTYIAGQMKGVGVAFSSFLGVPFNVGIFIGSAIVFFYAVLGGMKGVTYTQVAQYVVLIFAYTVPAIFISLTITGNPIPQLGFIGNVAGTDVSMLEKLNTMVTDLGFTEYTQTTKSKIDVFCITAALMFGTAGLPHVIIRFFTVSSAQAARKSAGWALMFIALLYTVAPTVGAFARMNFIDTVNEATYITDGENYEERAAQILADGGKPVPTWYKDWETTGLLKYDDLNGDGKMQYRGPDAPDGVANEVVPDRDIFVLANPQIANLPAWVIGLVVAGGLAAALSTAAGLLMVISSAVSHDLLKRTFTPNMTEKQEMLAARSAAAVAVVSSALLGAFASNLPFVAQVVAFAFGLAAASLFPIIFLGIFWKRMNKEGAIASMVVGLVTTFSYIYYFKFGGGTSDQWWFNFGDGGVSPEGIGFVFMWLSAAVGVIVALVTKAPPQDIQDLVEDIRIPGTRTSHGIADGGMAPLPAAE comes from the coding sequence ATGGATCAGACATTCTGGACTTATTTCTTCGTTATCGCGACGTTCAGCCTTTATATTGGCATCGCGATTTGGGCACGCGCGGGATCAACGCGTGATTTTTATGTTGCGGGCCATGACATCCATCCCGCGCTCAATGGTATGGCGACTGCTGCGGATTGGATGTCTGCAGCCTCGTTTCTATCCATGGCGGGCCTCATTGCCTTTTTGGGCTATGGCGGCTCCGTCTATTTGATGGGCTGGACAGGTGGCTATGTTTTGCTTGCGCTCTTGCTTGCACCGTTCTTGCGTGAATTTGGTAAGTTTACTGTGCCTGATTTTGTTGGTGACCGATATTATTCCAAAGTTGCGCGGGTCATCGCCGTTATTTGTGCGCTTTTTGTGTCCTTCACCTATATTGCAGGGCAGATGAAAGGTGTCGGCGTGGCGTTCTCTTCTTTCTTGGGTGTTCCGTTCAATGTCGGTATTTTCATCGGCTCTGCGATTGTATTCTTCTACGCCGTTCTTGGTGGGATGAAAGGCGTGACCTACACGCAAGTCGCCCAATATGTTGTGCTGATTTTTGCCTACACAGTGCCAGCGATATTCATCTCTCTGACCATTACGGGCAATCCCATTCCACAGCTTGGTTTTATCGGCAATGTAGCAGGAACCGATGTGTCAATGCTCGAGAAGCTTAACACTATGGTCACGGATCTAGGCTTTACCGAATACACGCAAACAACCAAATCAAAGATTGATGTGTTTTGTATCACCGCTGCGTTAATGTTTGGCACAGCGGGATTGCCGCATGTTATCATCCGCTTTTTCACCGTAAGCTCCGCGCAAGCCGCGCGTAAATCTGCGGGATGGGCGCTTATGTTCATTGCGCTTCTCTATACAGTGGCCCCAACGGTCGGTGCTTTTGCCCGTATGAATTTCATCGATACGGTCAATGAAGCGACTTACATCACTGATGGTGAAAACTATGAAGAACGCGCCGCTCAAATTCTGGCGGATGGCGGCAAGCCTGTGCCTACATGGTATAAGGATTGGGAAACAACAGGACTTTTGAAGTATGATGACTTGAACGGTGACGGCAAAATGCAATATCGTGGTCCGGATGCGCCAGACGGTGTTGCCAATGAAGTCGTCCCTGATCGCGATATCTTCGTGCTGGCCAATCCTCAGATTGCGAACTTGCCAGCATGGGTTATTGGCCTTGTCGTCGCGGGCGGCCTTGCGGCGGCTCTATCAACGGCGGCGGGTCTCTTGATGGTGATTAGTTCTGCGGTCAGCCATGACTTGTTGAAACGAACCTTTACGCCGAATATGACAGAGAAGCAGGAAATGCTAGCGGCCCGTTCGGCGGCTGCCGTTGCTGTCGTCTCCTCTGCTTTGCTAGGCGCCTTTGCCTCTAATCTGCCCTTTGTGGCGCAGGTGGTCGCTTTTGCCTTTGGTCTGGCTGCGGCCTCACTCTTCCCGATTATCTTCTTAGGAATTTTCTGGAAGCGCATGAACAAAGAAGGCGCGATTGCCTCTATGGTCGTGGGTCTGGTGACAACGTTCAGCTATATTTACTACTTCAAATTTGGCGGCGGCACATCAGATCAGTGGTGGTTTAATTTTGGTGACGGCGGGGTTTCACCCGAAGGCATTGGCTTTGTCTTTATGTGGCTCTCTGCTGCCGTGGGCGTCATTGTTGCGCTCGTGACCAAAGCGCCGCCGCAAGATATCCAAGACCTTGTTGAGGATATCCGTATCCCGGGAACACGGACATCACACGGTATAGCTGATGGTGGAATGGCGCCTCTGCCAGCCGCAGAATAA
- a CDS encoding DUF4212 domain-containing protein, which translates to MSTTTHTADPAGYWKATIRLTISLLVIWFLVSYGAGILFRDALDNFSIGGAPLGFWFAQNGAIYVFLALIVVYCRKMTKYEKKFGIKG; encoded by the coding sequence TTGTCTACAACTACACACACAGCTGACCCAGCGGGCTATTGGAAGGCGACGATACGCCTGACGATATCACTCTTGGTCATATGGTTCCTTGTCTCTTATGGTGCCGGAATCCTTTTTAGAGACGCCTTGGATAACTTTTCAATTGGCGGCGCGCCGCTCGGGTTTTGGTTCGCCCAAAACGGGGCCATCTACGTCTTTCTCGCGCTCATCGTGGTCTATTGCCGCAAGATGACCAAATATGAGAAAAAATTCGGAATTAAGGGGTAG
- a CDS encoding S41 family peptidase, translating into MLLKNAPSLAALTIALLTLAGCQTSVKTRPTSELPPGVQGVWQSNGYGYVLEATKEYPRLFHYTSEFCIEDEETAAVLSHYLTPDNLAYDSEGRAIYFSPTLEDYKIEMNVIPKLPQTCGLQLSSDPVAVFESFASYMTAHYAFFDLYGVDWENTVSEARSNISMQMTDTELFGVLSDMIRPLKDGHLELSAEIKGKETRFEPGQGSVGNAIDRIASRQGKDKQDLNNQMLMQYWMTGIRKTILGGKGKMTANKMIQYGLVSDDIGYIAIAVEGGYAGKGEGFEDDDLAVLQDTLDNAIALFNNESAKSVIVDLSINFGGYDFISREIAERFAVKPSLAYTKYAADSNQKTPYPISITPHAGERYTGPVTLVTSNVTVSAGEMLTMALRTQPNVTHVGEATRGAHSDVLEKLLPNGWRLELSNEVYHDHKGNFWEGQGIPPHVPLQIFNPDNPFEGHVNAIKSIIERLNDEGYDNSPSAPLKNGAP; encoded by the coding sequence ATGTTACTTAAAAACGCACCCTCATTAGCCGCCCTGACCATCGCTCTTCTCACTTTAGCGGGATGCCAAACCTCTGTGAAAACTCGTCCAACATCAGAATTGCCTCCCGGCGTTCAAGGTGTCTGGCAATCTAATGGATATGGCTATGTCCTCGAAGCCACAAAGGAATATCCCCGTCTTTTTCACTACACATCAGAGTTTTGTATTGAGGATGAGGAAACAGCGGCCGTTCTCTCTCATTACCTCACGCCCGATAATCTTGCGTATGACAGCGAAGGGCGCGCAATTTATTTTTCTCCGACTTTGGAAGATTACAAAATAGAGATGAACGTCATTCCTAAACTCCCGCAGACATGCGGTTTGCAATTATCCTCTGATCCCGTAGCCGTGTTTGAAAGCTTTGCAAGTTATATGACCGCGCACTACGCCTTTTTCGATCTCTACGGCGTTGATTGGGAAAACACAGTTTCAGAGGCTCGCTCAAATATATCTATGCAAATGACGGATACAGAACTGTTCGGCGTTCTATCCGACATGATACGCCCCCTTAAAGATGGTCATCTAGAGCTTAGCGCTGAAATTAAAGGAAAAGAGACGCGTTTCGAGCCAGGCCAAGGCTCTGTTGGTAATGCTATTGACCGTATTGCCTCGCGTCAAGGCAAGGACAAGCAAGACCTCAATAATCAGATGTTGATGCAATATTGGATGACCGGGATCCGCAAAACTATATTGGGTGGCAAAGGAAAAATGACCGCCAATAAGATGATTCAATATGGCCTTGTCTCTGATGACATTGGCTATATCGCAATTGCTGTGGAAGGCGGCTATGCTGGCAAAGGCGAAGGCTTTGAAGATGATGATCTAGCCGTTTTGCAAGACACGCTAGACAATGCAATTGCTCTATTTAATAACGAGTCTGCTAAATCAGTTATTGTTGATTTGAGTATTAATTTTGGCGGCTATGATTTTATCTCGCGCGAAATTGCCGAGCGATTCGCGGTTAAACCTTCGCTCGCTTATACCAAATATGCTGCAGACTCGAACCAAAAAACACCGTACCCGATTTCTATTACACCCCATGCGGGTGAACGTTATACGGGGCCAGTGACACTGGTCACATCAAATGTGACGGTGAGTGCTGGCGAGATGCTAACAATGGCGCTCCGCACACAGCCCAATGTAACTCATGTGGGAGAAGCCACACGCGGGGCGCATTCAGATGTCTTGGAGAAATTATTGCCAAATGGATGGCGTCTGGAATTATCCAATGAAGTTTATCATGATCACAAAGGAAACTTTTGGGAGGGGCAGGGTATTCCGCCGCATGTGCCTCTCCAAATATTCAACCCTGACAACCCATTCGAGGGTCATGTCAATGCGATTAAATCAATCATCGAGAGGTTAAATGATGAAGGTTATGATAATTCACCTTCGGCTCCCCTTAAAAATGGAGCGCCTTAA
- a CDS encoding helix-turn-helix domain-containing protein — MSFFALLETICASMAFALSFMAICLLALRRDPNGIYRPLIIFFSANAFIEAVSVLDAFPEYGYFENLSQIAEIISIPAFLLLAPALWLYVRGLTSETRLALTKSDGKHFIPFILGAIACSLLLFSPASIRNQIIGDGDGPDTAWIISITLMIVFIMLMWAAQVIIYIIALLHRISMYRTRLKDVFASTEGRELKWIVWMIVLLVATIFIMLPDLFISFSELIEFIPSVFNVILIWFLAIWGLRQMPGFIALGASELPVASDQTDNLSAFQSSATKYEKSALTENDTSRIAKKIEAAMEENQLFLDANLSLRLLAKHVSVQPNYVSQTLNGHIGETFFDYINRWRIDYAKPLLANSDETVLNITYDSGFNSRSSFYKAFKKETGKTPTAYRSFAKSKA; from the coding sequence ATGTCCTTTTTTGCTTTGCTGGAGACGATATGCGCCTCAATGGCTTTTGCTTTGTCTTTCATGGCAATCTGTTTATTGGCGCTGCGCCGTGACCCAAACGGCATCTATCGACCTCTCATCATTTTTTTCTCTGCCAATGCTTTCATTGAAGCTGTGTCAGTTTTGGATGCTTTCCCAGAGTATGGCTATTTTGAAAACCTGTCTCAAATTGCAGAGATTATATCTATCCCGGCATTTTTATTATTAGCGCCAGCACTCTGGCTTTACGTGCGGGGGCTTACTTCTGAAACGCGCCTCGCGCTGACAAAGTCGGATGGCAAACACTTCATTCCATTTATCTTAGGCGCGATCGCTTGCTCGTTACTTCTGTTTTCGCCAGCGTCGATCCGCAATCAAATTATAGGGGATGGAGATGGACCTGATACGGCATGGATAATAAGCATCACTTTAATGATTGTGTTTATCATGCTCATGTGGGCTGCACAGGTCATCATTTACATTATCGCGCTTCTCCACCGTATTTCAATGTATCGTACGCGCTTAAAAGACGTTTTCGCGAGCACGGAAGGGCGGGAGTTAAAATGGATTGTTTGGATGATAGTGCTGCTTGTCGCCACTATCTTCATCATGCTCCCCGACCTATTTATAAGTTTTTCAGAACTCATTGAGTTTATTCCCTCTGTGTTTAATGTGATTCTGATTTGGTTCCTTGCCATCTGGGGTTTGCGGCAAATGCCAGGTTTCATTGCCTTGGGTGCAAGTGAACTCCCGGTCGCTAGCGACCAAACCGATAACTTGTCGGCATTCCAGTCATCCGCCACAAAATACGAAAAGTCTGCTTTAACTGAAAACGATACAAGTCGAATTGCCAAAAAAATAGAAGCGGCGATGGAAGAAAATCAGCTGTTTCTTGATGCTAATTTGTCCCTTCGCCTACTCGCCAAACATGTTTCTGTACAACCCAATTATGTCTCGCAAACTTTGAACGGTCACATCGGCGAGACTTTTTTTGACTATATAAACCGGTGGCGCATTGACTATGCCAAGCCTTTACTGGCTAATTCCGACGAAACGGTTCTTAACATCACATATGACTCCGGGTTCAATTCCAGATCTTCCTTTTATAAGGCCTTCAAAAAGGAAACTGGCAAGACCCCTACGGCATATCGTAGCTTTGCAAAGAGCAAGGCCTAA
- a CDS encoding MipA/OmpV family protein has product MNYFTTTLCAATILCAAIPAQAQVNGFGDSEGFTIGLGVIADWSPYEGSDSPSTTPIPYLAYDWENAHLGVDGFSYSFFNTDILEVSAVLEPRWSFGDPDNSPLFEDIKRDTALEAGIEAEVSLGGFFVSGNLLHDVSDVHNGFEGSAEAGFEMELGDLQLSTSVGYSYRDKGLSEHLYGVRDDEARAGLTAYAPNAAWYPYVSADAVYPIGDSMGILAFAKYEHLNSDATDSPLISKDRDATFGVAFLKRF; this is encoded by the coding sequence ATGAATTATTTTACAACCACTTTATGTGCAGCAACAATCCTCTGTGCCGCTATACCCGCGCAAGCCCAAGTTAACGGATTTGGCGATAGCGAGGGTTTCACCATTGGGCTAGGCGTTATCGCTGACTGGTCCCCCTATGAAGGCTCCGACTCGCCCTCGACGACCCCTATTCCCTATCTGGCCTATGACTGGGAAAATGCTCATCTTGGTGTTGATGGATTTAGCTATAGTTTTTTCAATACAGATATTTTGGAAGTCTCCGCTGTGCTTGAACCTCGGTGGTCATTTGGAGATCCTGATAATTCCCCCCTTTTTGAAGACATTAAACGCGATACCGCTTTGGAAGCCGGTATTGAAGCCGAAGTTAGCCTCGGCGGGTTTTTTGTCAGCGGAAACCTCCTCCATGACGTCTCTGACGTTCACAATGGTTTCGAGGGTTCTGCCGAGGCAGGATTTGAGATGGAACTTGGCGACCTTCAGCTGAGCACGTCTGTTGGCTATTCTTACCGCGACAAAGGACTAAGTGAACACCTTTACGGTGTTCGCGATGATGAAGCCCGCGCTGGCCTTACTGCTTACGCGCCTAACGCCGCTTGGTATCCCTATGTGAGCGCAGATGCGGTTTATCCCATTGGTGACAGCATGGGCATTTTGGCCTTTGCAAAATATGAGCATTTAAATTCAGATGCGACTGATAGCCCCCTCATTAGCAAAGACCGCGATGCAACGTTTGGCGTGGCTTTCCTCAAGCGTTTTTAG
- a CDS encoding tetratricopeptide repeat protein has product MIANGDAKAAIAELEPIWETNKNNFALCQLLVDAYSDRIDQVSFLKKRGVAKTMLATMEQCYDIKPDDETAQLNLIMFHTQAPSSVGGDKEAAERLIKDISAKYPSRGFLMKARLAISEDDFAAAESFAHQAIEIEPDNVEALNVAGLIALQQNQYVNAIELFKRCVSADKQNFDCHYQIGKTAHLSGEYAQDGITAFERFIRNGHDNPEYLAHAHYRLAELYLSTDNQRKARPHLETAVTLAGLKSARKRLAKLSKSGG; this is encoded by the coding sequence ATGATTGCCAATGGAGACGCCAAAGCAGCGATAGCCGAACTGGAACCTATATGGGAAACAAACAAAAACAATTTTGCACTCTGCCAGTTACTTGTTGATGCCTATAGTGACCGTATTGATCAGGTCAGCTTCTTAAAAAAACGAGGCGTTGCAAAGACAATGCTAGCCACAATGGAACAGTGCTACGACATTAAGCCTGATGATGAAACAGCACAGCTCAATTTGATTATGTTTCATACCCAAGCTCCCTCTAGCGTCGGAGGTGACAAGGAGGCCGCAGAGAGACTTATCAAAGACATCTCTGCTAAGTATCCGTCACGGGGTTTTTTGATGAAGGCTCGACTGGCTATATCGGAAGATGACTTTGCCGCAGCAGAATCCTTTGCGCACCAAGCCATTGAAATCGAGCCAGATAACGTAGAAGCTTTGAATGTCGCAGGTCTGATTGCTCTGCAACAAAATCAGTATGTCAACGCTATTGAGCTATTCAAGCGCTGCGTCTCAGCAGATAAGCAAAACTTTGATTGCCACTATCAAATTGGAAAAACGGCTCACCTAAGCGGGGAATATGCGCAAGACGGCATTACCGCGTTTGAGCGCTTTATTCGCAATGGGCATGATAACCCAGAGTATTTGGCCCACGCGCATTACCGCCTTGCTGAACTTTACCTAAGCACAGACAATCAACGTAAAGCGCGGCCACATTTGGAGACTGCCGTCACGCTAGCGGGCTTGAAGTCAGCAAGAAAGCGCCTAGCCAAGCTTAGCAAGAGCGGCGGTTGA
- a CDS encoding DUF2306 domain-containing protein → MQDWLTWSYWVESPLGAFHFLCAIGALVLGPFIMIRPKGTHLHRWIGRIWAVMMTVIIISALSMYDMTGYPNLFHFFALVSLVTLSRALWAIWSYKRTHNPKRLNAHQHSMVWAYFGLFMAGLWQVVFNLVRSDVLEISIAMLYNGLGSLTAIAAFITFRTLKQIYPHPQKQP, encoded by the coding sequence ATGCAGGATTGGTTGACATGGTCATATTGGGTTGAAAGCCCGCTTGGCGCATTTCATTTTCTTTGCGCGATCGGGGCATTGGTGCTTGGTCCCTTTATTATGATCCGCCCAAAAGGCACGCATTTACACCGCTGGATAGGACGGATTTGGGCCGTTATGATGACGGTTATCATCATCAGTGCGCTTAGCATGTATGACATGACCGGATATCCCAATCTCTTCCATTTCTTTGCGTTGGTCAGCTTAGTCACCTTATCGAGGGCTCTTTGGGCAATTTGGAGCTATAAGCGTACACACAATCCAAAGCGGCTTAACGCCCATCAACATTCAATGGTTTGGGCTTACTTCGGCCTCTTTATGGCTGGACTTTGGCAGGTTGTTTTCAACCTAGTGCGCTCAGACGTTTTAGAGATTAGCATAGCCATGCTCTACAACGGGCTCGGGTCACTTACGGCCATAGCTGCATTTATAACATTTCGGACATTGAAACAGATTTATCCACATCCGCAGAAACAACCTTAG